One stretch of Macaca nemestrina isolate mMacNem1 chromosome 17, mMacNem.hap1, whole genome shotgun sequence DNA includes these proteins:
- the LOC105469291 gene encoding AP-4 complex accessory subunit tepsin isoform X1, whose translation MGTARPWGNEQASASIQWAPTGGKERRTQWTWSRCVRAAGAQLPILLKGTSDDDVPCPGYLFEEIAKISHESPGSSQCLLEYLLSRLHSSSGHGKLKVLKILLYLCGHGSSSFLLILKRNSAFIQEAAAFAGPPDPLHGNSLYQKVRAAAQDLGSTLFSDTVLPLAPSQPLGNPPATGMGSQARPHGTLQGFGYSKEHGRTGAGSAGEAFLSTIQKAAEVVASAMRPGPESPSTQRLLPRGDTYQPATMPSANHGPPTLGNPLPGAIPGPRGIEARAPPLGVWVTPSCHRWGFAAMEANPRASHTAGGDGTRGGSRCPLGLVFAEAGAKVAGYPSSAQDSVPKALVQGPGRWAWGWPEALGISPAILFPPAMRHQPGQAGGGWDELDSSPSSQNSSQNSDLSRVSDSGSHSGSDSHSGASREPGDLAERVEVVALSDCQQELSLVRTVTRGPCAFLSREEAQHFLKACGLLNCEAVLQLLTCHLRGTSECTQLRALCAIASLGSADLLPQEHILLRTRPRLQELSMGSPGPVTNKATKVGSCRVPHTHGSKGTAGHTLQSTATLSLPGAWSALPGPASRVPVPLAEGAAVSQGPHLPTPFLPSTPTPQHSRDTGLYLFLEAPKLLCLNVPALVSRLTPTSSRKPSLTARAVCHPWPSSCSAPEGRSGSIDLCALEHSELPGGCWNHTGRPLFATRPWHPPSACGHPQFLSSCFLPGCWKHRTSVTHPQVVLI comes from the exons ATGGGTACAGCCAGACCCTGGGGGAACGAACAGGCCTCGGCCAGCATTCAGTGGGCTCCGACAGGAGGGAAGGAGCGGCGGACCCAGTGGACGTGGAGCCGCTGTGTCCGTGCTGCCGGCGCCCAG CTCCCGATTCTTCTGAAGGGGACATCGGATGATGATGTCCCATGTCCGGGCTACCTGTTTGAAGAGATTGCTA AAATCTCCCACGAGTCTCCGGGCAGCAGCCAGTGCCTGCTGGAGTACCTCCTGAGCCGCCTACACAGCAGCTCCGGCCACGGGAAGCTCAAG GTGCTGAAGATCCTGCTGTATCTGTGCGGCCACggctcctcctccttcctgctcATCCTCAAACGCAACTCTGCCTTCATCCAGGAAGCCGCAG CTTTTGCGGGGCCCCCAGATCCTCTGCACGGGAACAGCTTGTACCAGAAGGTTCGGGCGGCCGCGCAG GACTTGGGGAGCACCCTGTTCTCGGACACCGTGTTGCCACTGgctccctcccagcctctggggAACCCGCCTGCCACAG GCATGGGCTCCCAGGCCAGGCCGCACGGCACCCTCCAGGGTTTCGGCTACAGCAAGGAACATGGCCGCACGG gTGCAGGCTCGGCAGGCGAAGCCTTCCTCTCCACCATCCAGAAGGCCGCGGAGGTGGTGGCCAGCGCCATGCGCCCCGGGCCCGAGAGTCCCAGTACCCAGAGGCTCCTGCCGCGGGGTGACACCTACCAGCCTGCCACGATGCCTTCAGCCAACCACGGTCCCCCAACCCTGGGGAACCCACTCCCTGGGGCTATTCCAGGTCCCCGAGGTATCGAGGCGAGGGCTCCTCCCCTTGGGGTCTGGGTCACTCCTTCCTGTCACCGCTGGGGCTTTGCAGCCATGGAGGCAAATCCCAGGGCCTCCCACACAGCAGGAGGGGACGGGACCCGAGGTGGAAGCAGATGCCCACTGGGGCTGGTGTTTGCTGAAGCTGGAGCCAAGGTGGCCGGCTACCCATCCTCAGCTCAGGACTCAGTCCCCAAGGCCTTGGTCCAGGGCCCCGGGAGGTGGGCATGGGGCTGGCCTGAAGCCCTGGGGATCTCACCGGCCATCCTGTTTCCTCCAGCCATGAGGCATCAGCCTGGGCAGGCCGGAGGGGGCTGGGACGAGCTGGACAGCAGCCCCAGCTCTCAGAATTCCTCCCAGAACAGTGACTTGAGCAGGGTCTCAGACTCGGGCAGTCATTCTGGCAGCGACAGCCATTCAGGGGCCAGCCGGGAGCCGGGCGACCTGGCAGAAAG GGTCGAGGTGGTAGCCCTGAGTGACTGTCAGCAGGAGCTGAGCTTGGTGAGGACTGTGACTCGGGGACCATGCGCCTTCCTGAGCCGCGAGGAGGCACAGCACTTCCTCAAAGC GTGTGGACTGCTCAACTGTGAGGCTGTGCTGCAGCTGCTGACCTGCCACCTGCGTGGGACCAGTGAGTGCACGCAGCTG AGGGCCCTGTGTGCCATTGCCTCCCTGGGGAGCGCCGACCTCCTTCCCCAGGAGCACATCCTCCTCCGCACCCGGCCGCGGCTGCAGGAGCTCAGCATGGGCAGCCCGGGACCTGTGACCAACAAGGCCACCAAGGTGGGCAGCTGCAGAGTGCCACACACACACGGGTCCAAGGGTACAGCAGGACATACACTGCAGTCCACGGCCACCCTGTCCCTGCCCGGCGCTTGGTCAGCCCTTCCCGGACCCGCCTCCCGAGTCCCTGTCCCGCTGGCAGAGGGAGCAGCAGTGAGTCAGGGTCCtcacctccccactcccttcctgccttccacCCCAACTCCGCAGCACTCACGGGACACTGGCCTCTACCTGTTCCTGGAAGCCCCCAAACTCCTCTGCCTTAATGTTCCTGCCCTTGTGTCTCGGCTCACacccacctcttccaggaagccctccctgactgcACGTGCAGTTTGCCACCCATGGCCCAGCTCATGCTCAGCTCCGGAGGGCAGAAGTGGTTCCATTGATCTCTGTGCACTTGAACACTCCGAACTGCCTGGAGGCTGCTGGAATCACACTGGGAGGCCTCTCTTTGCTACCAGGCCCTGGcaccctccctctgcctgtggaCACCCccagtttctttcttcctgttttctcccTGGCTGCTGGAAACACAGGACCTCAGTCACCCATCCCCAAGTCGTCCTTATCTAG
- the LOC105469291 gene encoding AP-4 complex accessory subunit tepsin isoform X3, whose translation MAAAPPLRDRLSFLHRLPILLKGTSDDDVPCPGYLFEEIAKISHESPGSSQCLLEYLLSRLHSSSGHGKLKVLKILLYLCGHGSSSFLLILKRNSAFIQEAAAFAGPPDPLHGNSLYQKVRAAAQDLGSTLFSDTVLPLAPSQPLGNPPATGMGSQARPHGTLQGFGYSKEHGRTGAGSAGEAFLSTIQKAAEVVASAMRPGPESPSTQRLLPRGDTYQPATMPSANHGPPTLGNPLPGAIPGPRGIEARAPPLGVWVTPSCHRWGFAAMEANPRASHTAGGDGTRGGSRCPLGLVFAEAGAKVAGYPSSAQDSVPKALVQGPGRWAWGWPEALGISPAILFPPAMRHQPGQAGGGWDELDSSPSSQNSSQNSDLSRVSDSGSHSGSDSHSGASREPGDLAERVEVVALSDCQQELSLVRTVTRGPCAFLSREEAQHFLKACGLLNCEAVLQLLTCHLRGTSECTQLRALCAIASLGSADLLPQEHILLRTRPRLQELSMGSPGPVTNKATKVGSCRVPHTHGSKGTAGHTLQSTATLSLPGAWSALPGPASRVPVPLAEGAAVSQGPHLPTPFLPSTPTPQHSRDTGLYLFLEAPKLLCLNVPALVSRLTPTSSRKPSLTARAVCHPWPSSCSAPEGRSGSIDLCALEHSELPGGCWNHTGRPLFATRPWHPPSACGHPQFLSSCFLPGCWKHRTSVTHPQVVLI comes from the exons ATGGCTGCCGCGCCGCCGCTACGGGACCGCCTgagctttctacaccgg CTCCCGATTCTTCTGAAGGGGACATCGGATGATGATGTCCCATGTCCGGGCTACCTGTTTGAAGAGATTGCTA AAATCTCCCACGAGTCTCCGGGCAGCAGCCAGTGCCTGCTGGAGTACCTCCTGAGCCGCCTACACAGCAGCTCCGGCCACGGGAAGCTCAAG GTGCTGAAGATCCTGCTGTATCTGTGCGGCCACggctcctcctccttcctgctcATCCTCAAACGCAACTCTGCCTTCATCCAGGAAGCCGCAG CTTTTGCGGGGCCCCCAGATCCTCTGCACGGGAACAGCTTGTACCAGAAGGTTCGGGCGGCCGCGCAG GACTTGGGGAGCACCCTGTTCTCGGACACCGTGTTGCCACTGgctccctcccagcctctggggAACCCGCCTGCCACAG GCATGGGCTCCCAGGCCAGGCCGCACGGCACCCTCCAGGGTTTCGGCTACAGCAAGGAACATGGCCGCACGG gTGCAGGCTCGGCAGGCGAAGCCTTCCTCTCCACCATCCAGAAGGCCGCGGAGGTGGTGGCCAGCGCCATGCGCCCCGGGCCCGAGAGTCCCAGTACCCAGAGGCTCCTGCCGCGGGGTGACACCTACCAGCCTGCCACGATGCCTTCAGCCAACCACGGTCCCCCAACCCTGGGGAACCCACTCCCTGGGGCTATTCCAGGTCCCCGAGGTATCGAGGCGAGGGCTCCTCCCCTTGGGGTCTGGGTCACTCCTTCCTGTCACCGCTGGGGCTTTGCAGCCATGGAGGCAAATCCCAGGGCCTCCCACACAGCAGGAGGGGACGGGACCCGAGGTGGAAGCAGATGCCCACTGGGGCTGGTGTTTGCTGAAGCTGGAGCCAAGGTGGCCGGCTACCCATCCTCAGCTCAGGACTCAGTCCCCAAGGCCTTGGTCCAGGGCCCCGGGAGGTGGGCATGGGGCTGGCCTGAAGCCCTGGGGATCTCACCGGCCATCCTGTTTCCTCCAGCCATGAGGCATCAGCCTGGGCAGGCCGGAGGGGGCTGGGACGAGCTGGACAGCAGCCCCAGCTCTCAGAATTCCTCCCAGAACAGTGACTTGAGCAGGGTCTCAGACTCGGGCAGTCATTCTGGCAGCGACAGCCATTCAGGGGCCAGCCGGGAGCCGGGCGACCTGGCAGAAAG GGTCGAGGTGGTAGCCCTGAGTGACTGTCAGCAGGAGCTGAGCTTGGTGAGGACTGTGACTCGGGGACCATGCGCCTTCCTGAGCCGCGAGGAGGCACAGCACTTCCTCAAAGC GTGTGGACTGCTCAACTGTGAGGCTGTGCTGCAGCTGCTGACCTGCCACCTGCGTGGGACCAGTGAGTGCACGCAGCTG AGGGCCCTGTGTGCCATTGCCTCCCTGGGGAGCGCCGACCTCCTTCCCCAGGAGCACATCCTCCTCCGCACCCGGCCGCGGCTGCAGGAGCTCAGCATGGGCAGCCCGGGACCTGTGACCAACAAGGCCACCAAGGTGGGCAGCTGCAGAGTGCCACACACACACGGGTCCAAGGGTACAGCAGGACATACACTGCAGTCCACGGCCACCCTGTCCCTGCCCGGCGCTTGGTCAGCCCTTCCCGGACCCGCCTCCCGAGTCCCTGTCCCGCTGGCAGAGGGAGCAGCAGTGAGTCAGGGTCCtcacctccccactcccttcctgccttccacCCCAACTCCGCAGCACTCACGGGACACTGGCCTCTACCTGTTCCTGGAAGCCCCCAAACTCCTCTGCCTTAATGTTCCTGCCCTTGTGTCTCGGCTCACacccacctcttccaggaagccctccctgactgcACGTGCAGTTTGCCACCCATGGCCCAGCTCATGCTCAGCTCCGGAGGGCAGAAGTGGTTCCATTGATCTCTGTGCACTTGAACACTCCGAACTGCCTGGAGGCTGCTGGAATCACACTGGGAGGCCTCTCTTTGCTACCAGGCCCTGGcaccctccctctgcctgtggaCACCCccagtttctttcttcctgttttctcccTGGCTGCTGGAAACACAGGACCTCAGTCACCCATCCCCAAGTCGTCCTTATCTAG
- the LOC105469291 gene encoding AP-4 complex accessory subunit tepsin isoform X6, translated as MGTARPWGNEQASASIQWAPTGGKERRTQWTWSRCVRAAGAQLPILLKGTSDDDVPCPGYLFEEIAKISHESPGSSQCLLEYLLSRLHSSSGHGKLKVLKILLYLCGHGSSSFLLILKRNSAFIQEAAAFAGPPDPLHGNSLYQKVRAAAQDLGSTLFSDTVLPLAPSQPLGNPPATGMGSQARPHGTLQGFGYSKEHGRTGAGSAGEAFLSTIQKAAEVVASAMRPGPESPSTQRLLPRGDTYQPATMPSANHGPPTLGNPLPGAIPGPRGIEARAPPLGVWVTPSCHRWGFAAMEANPRASHTAGGDGTRGGSRCPLGLVFAEAGAKVAGYPSSAQDSVPKALVQGPGRWAWGWPEALGISPAILFPPAMRHQPGQAGGGWDELDSSPSSQNSSQNSDLSRVSDSGSHSGSDSHSGASREPGDLAERVEVVALSDCQQELSLVRTVTRGPCAFLSREEAQHFLKACGLLNCEAVLQLLTCHLRGTKGPVCHCLPGERRPPSPGAHPPPHPAAAAGAQHGQPGTCDQQGHQGGQLQSATHTRVQGYSRTYTAVHGHPVPARRLVSPSRTRLPSPCPAGRGSSSESGSSPPHSLPAFHPNSAALTGHWPLPVPGSPQTPLP; from the exons ATGGGTACAGCCAGACCCTGGGGGAACGAACAGGCCTCGGCCAGCATTCAGTGGGCTCCGACAGGAGGGAAGGAGCGGCGGACCCAGTGGACGTGGAGCCGCTGTGTCCGTGCTGCCGGCGCCCAG CTCCCGATTCTTCTGAAGGGGACATCGGATGATGATGTCCCATGTCCGGGCTACCTGTTTGAAGAGATTGCTA AAATCTCCCACGAGTCTCCGGGCAGCAGCCAGTGCCTGCTGGAGTACCTCCTGAGCCGCCTACACAGCAGCTCCGGCCACGGGAAGCTCAAG GTGCTGAAGATCCTGCTGTATCTGTGCGGCCACggctcctcctccttcctgctcATCCTCAAACGCAACTCTGCCTTCATCCAGGAAGCCGCAG CTTTTGCGGGGCCCCCAGATCCTCTGCACGGGAACAGCTTGTACCAGAAGGTTCGGGCGGCCGCGCAG GACTTGGGGAGCACCCTGTTCTCGGACACCGTGTTGCCACTGgctccctcccagcctctggggAACCCGCCTGCCACAG GCATGGGCTCCCAGGCCAGGCCGCACGGCACCCTCCAGGGTTTCGGCTACAGCAAGGAACATGGCCGCACGG gTGCAGGCTCGGCAGGCGAAGCCTTCCTCTCCACCATCCAGAAGGCCGCGGAGGTGGTGGCCAGCGCCATGCGCCCCGGGCCCGAGAGTCCCAGTACCCAGAGGCTCCTGCCGCGGGGTGACACCTACCAGCCTGCCACGATGCCTTCAGCCAACCACGGTCCCCCAACCCTGGGGAACCCACTCCCTGGGGCTATTCCAGGTCCCCGAGGTATCGAGGCGAGGGCTCCTCCCCTTGGGGTCTGGGTCACTCCTTCCTGTCACCGCTGGGGCTTTGCAGCCATGGAGGCAAATCCCAGGGCCTCCCACACAGCAGGAGGGGACGGGACCCGAGGTGGAAGCAGATGCCCACTGGGGCTGGTGTTTGCTGAAGCTGGAGCCAAGGTGGCCGGCTACCCATCCTCAGCTCAGGACTCAGTCCCCAAGGCCTTGGTCCAGGGCCCCGGGAGGTGGGCATGGGGCTGGCCTGAAGCCCTGGGGATCTCACCGGCCATCCTGTTTCCTCCAGCCATGAGGCATCAGCCTGGGCAGGCCGGAGGGGGCTGGGACGAGCTGGACAGCAGCCCCAGCTCTCAGAATTCCTCCCAGAACAGTGACTTGAGCAGGGTCTCAGACTCGGGCAGTCATTCTGGCAGCGACAGCCATTCAGGGGCCAGCCGGGAGCCGGGCGACCTGGCAGAAAG GGTCGAGGTGGTAGCCCTGAGTGACTGTCAGCAGGAGCTGAGCTTGGTGAGGACTGTGACTCGGGGACCATGCGCCTTCCTGAGCCGCGAGGAGGCACAGCACTTCCTCAAAGC GTGTGGACTGCTCAACTGTGAGGCTGTGCTGCAGCTGCTGACCTGCCACCTGCGTGGGACCA AGGGCCCTGTGTGCCATTGCCTCCCTGGGGAGCGCCGACCTCCTTCCCCAGGAGCACATCCTCCTCCGCACCCGGCCGCGGCTGCAGGAGCTCAGCATGGGCAGCCCGGGACCTGTGACCAACAAGGCCACCAAGGTGGGCAGCTGCAGAGTGCCACACACACACGGGTCCAAGGGTACAGCAGGACATACACTGCAGTCCACGGCCACCCTGTCCCTGCCCGGCGCTTGGTCAGCCCTTCCCGGACCCGCCTCCCGAGTCCCTGTCCCGCTGGCAGAGGGAGCAGCAGTGAGTCAGGGTCCtcacctccccactcccttcctgccttccacCCCAACTCCGCAGCACTCACGGGACACTGGCCTCTACCTGTTCCTGGAAGCCCCCAAACTCCTCTGCCTTAA
- the LOC105469291 gene encoding AP-4 complex accessory subunit tepsin isoform X4, whose translation MGTARPWGNEQASASIQWAPTGGKERRTQWTWSRCVRAAGAQLPILLKGTSDDDVPCPGYLFEEIAKISHESPGSSQCLLEYLLSRLHSSSGHGKLKVLKILLYLCGHGSSSFLLILKRNSAFIQEAAAFAGPPDPLHGNSLYQKVRAAAQDLGSTLFSDTVLPLAPSQPLGNPPATGMGSQARPHGTLQGFGYSKEHGRTGAGSAGEAFLSTIQKAAEVVASAMRPGPESPSTQRLLPRGDTYQPATMPSANHGPPTLGNPLPGAIPGPRAMRHQPGQAGGGWDELDSSPSSQNSSQNSDLSRVSDSGSHSGSDSHSGASREPGDLAERVEVVALSDCQQELSLVRTVTRGPCAFLSREEAQHFLKACGLLNCEAVLQLLTCHLRGTSECTQLRALCAIASLGSADLLPQEHILLRTRPRLQELSMGSPGPVTNKATKVGSCRVPHTHGSKGTAGHTLQSTATLSLPGAWSALPGPASRVPVPLAEGAAVSQGPHLPTPFLPSTPTPQHSRDTGLYLFLEAPKLLCLNVPALVSRLTPTSSRKPSLTARAVCHPWPSSCSAPEGRSGSIDLCALEHSELPGGCWNHTGRPLFATRPWHPPSACGHPQFLSSCFLPGCWKHRTSVTHPQVVLI comes from the exons ATGGGTACAGCCAGACCCTGGGGGAACGAACAGGCCTCGGCCAGCATTCAGTGGGCTCCGACAGGAGGGAAGGAGCGGCGGACCCAGTGGACGTGGAGCCGCTGTGTCCGTGCTGCCGGCGCCCAG CTCCCGATTCTTCTGAAGGGGACATCGGATGATGATGTCCCATGTCCGGGCTACCTGTTTGAAGAGATTGCTA AAATCTCCCACGAGTCTCCGGGCAGCAGCCAGTGCCTGCTGGAGTACCTCCTGAGCCGCCTACACAGCAGCTCCGGCCACGGGAAGCTCAAG GTGCTGAAGATCCTGCTGTATCTGTGCGGCCACggctcctcctccttcctgctcATCCTCAAACGCAACTCTGCCTTCATCCAGGAAGCCGCAG CTTTTGCGGGGCCCCCAGATCCTCTGCACGGGAACAGCTTGTACCAGAAGGTTCGGGCGGCCGCGCAG GACTTGGGGAGCACCCTGTTCTCGGACACCGTGTTGCCACTGgctccctcccagcctctggggAACCCGCCTGCCACAG GCATGGGCTCCCAGGCCAGGCCGCACGGCACCCTCCAGGGTTTCGGCTACAGCAAGGAACATGGCCGCACGG gTGCAGGCTCGGCAGGCGAAGCCTTCCTCTCCACCATCCAGAAGGCCGCGGAGGTGGTGGCCAGCGCCATGCGCCCCGGGCCCGAGAGTCCCAGTACCCAGAGGCTCCTGCCGCGGGGTGACACCTACCAGCCTGCCACGATGCCTTCAGCCAACCACGGTCCCCCAACCCTGGGGAACCCACTCCCTGGGGCTATTCCAGGTCCCCGAG CCATGAGGCATCAGCCTGGGCAGGCCGGAGGGGGCTGGGACGAGCTGGACAGCAGCCCCAGCTCTCAGAATTCCTCCCAGAACAGTGACTTGAGCAGGGTCTCAGACTCGGGCAGTCATTCTGGCAGCGACAGCCATTCAGGGGCCAGCCGGGAGCCGGGCGACCTGGCAGAAAG GGTCGAGGTGGTAGCCCTGAGTGACTGTCAGCAGGAGCTGAGCTTGGTGAGGACTGTGACTCGGGGACCATGCGCCTTCCTGAGCCGCGAGGAGGCACAGCACTTCCTCAAAGC GTGTGGACTGCTCAACTGTGAGGCTGTGCTGCAGCTGCTGACCTGCCACCTGCGTGGGACCAGTGAGTGCACGCAGCTG AGGGCCCTGTGTGCCATTGCCTCCCTGGGGAGCGCCGACCTCCTTCCCCAGGAGCACATCCTCCTCCGCACCCGGCCGCGGCTGCAGGAGCTCAGCATGGGCAGCCCGGGACCTGTGACCAACAAGGCCACCAAGGTGGGCAGCTGCAGAGTGCCACACACACACGGGTCCAAGGGTACAGCAGGACATACACTGCAGTCCACGGCCACCCTGTCCCTGCCCGGCGCTTGGTCAGCCCTTCCCGGACCCGCCTCCCGAGTCCCTGTCCCGCTGGCAGAGGGAGCAGCAGTGAGTCAGGGTCCtcacctccccactcccttcctgccttccacCCCAACTCCGCAGCACTCACGGGACACTGGCCTCTACCTGTTCCTGGAAGCCCCCAAACTCCTCTGCCTTAATGTTCCTGCCCTTGTGTCTCGGCTCACacccacctcttccaggaagccctccctgactgcACGTGCAGTTTGCCACCCATGGCCCAGCTCATGCTCAGCTCCGGAGGGCAGAAGTGGTTCCATTGATCTCTGTGCACTTGAACACTCCGAACTGCCTGGAGGCTGCTGGAATCACACTGGGAGGCCTCTCTTTGCTACCAGGCCCTGGcaccctccctctgcctgtggaCACCCccagtttctttcttcctgttttctcccTGGCTGCTGGAAACACAGGACCTCAGTCACCCATCCCCAAGTCGTCCTTATCTAG
- the LOC105469291 gene encoding AP-4 complex accessory subunit tepsin isoform X7 produces the protein MGTARPWGNEQASASIQWAPTGGKERRTQWTWSRCVRAAGAQLPILLKGTSDDDVPCPGYLFEEIAKISHESPGSSQCLLEYLLSRLHSSSGHGKLKVLKILLYLCGHGSSSFLLILKRNSAFIQEAAAFAGPPDPLHGNSLYQKVRAAAQDLGSTLFSDTVLPLAPSQPLGNPPATGMGSQARPHGTLQGFGYSKEHGRTAMRHQPGQAGGGWDELDSSPSSQNSSQNSDLSRVSDSGSHSGSDSHSGASREPGDLAERVEVVALSDCQQELSLVRTVTRGPCAFLSREEAQHFLKACGLLNCEAVLQLLTCHLRGTSECTQLRALCAIASLGSADLLPQEHILLRTRPRLQELSMGSPGPVTNKATKVGSCRVPHTHGSKGTAGHTLQSTATLSLPGAWSALPGPASRVPVPLAEGAAVSQGPHLPTPFLPSTPTPQHSRDTGLYLFLEAPKLLCLNVPALVSRLTPTSSRKPSLTARAVCHPWPSSCSAPEGRSGSIDLCALEHSELPGGCWNHTGRPLFATRPWHPPSACGHPQFLSSCFLPGCWKHRTSVTHPQVVLI, from the exons ATGGGTACAGCCAGACCCTGGGGGAACGAACAGGCCTCGGCCAGCATTCAGTGGGCTCCGACAGGAGGGAAGGAGCGGCGGACCCAGTGGACGTGGAGCCGCTGTGTCCGTGCTGCCGGCGCCCAG CTCCCGATTCTTCTGAAGGGGACATCGGATGATGATGTCCCATGTCCGGGCTACCTGTTTGAAGAGATTGCTA AAATCTCCCACGAGTCTCCGGGCAGCAGCCAGTGCCTGCTGGAGTACCTCCTGAGCCGCCTACACAGCAGCTCCGGCCACGGGAAGCTCAAG GTGCTGAAGATCCTGCTGTATCTGTGCGGCCACggctcctcctccttcctgctcATCCTCAAACGCAACTCTGCCTTCATCCAGGAAGCCGCAG CTTTTGCGGGGCCCCCAGATCCTCTGCACGGGAACAGCTTGTACCAGAAGGTTCGGGCGGCCGCGCAG GACTTGGGGAGCACCCTGTTCTCGGACACCGTGTTGCCACTGgctccctcccagcctctggggAACCCGCCTGCCACAG GCATGGGCTCCCAGGCCAGGCCGCACGGCACCCTCCAGGGTTTCGGCTACAGCAAGGAACATGGCCGCACGG CCATGAGGCATCAGCCTGGGCAGGCCGGAGGGGGCTGGGACGAGCTGGACAGCAGCCCCAGCTCTCAGAATTCCTCCCAGAACAGTGACTTGAGCAGGGTCTCAGACTCGGGCAGTCATTCTGGCAGCGACAGCCATTCAGGGGCCAGCCGGGAGCCGGGCGACCTGGCAGAAAG GGTCGAGGTGGTAGCCCTGAGTGACTGTCAGCAGGAGCTGAGCTTGGTGAGGACTGTGACTCGGGGACCATGCGCCTTCCTGAGCCGCGAGGAGGCACAGCACTTCCTCAAAGC GTGTGGACTGCTCAACTGTGAGGCTGTGCTGCAGCTGCTGACCTGCCACCTGCGTGGGACCAGTGAGTGCACGCAGCTG AGGGCCCTGTGTGCCATTGCCTCCCTGGGGAGCGCCGACCTCCTTCCCCAGGAGCACATCCTCCTCCGCACCCGGCCGCGGCTGCAGGAGCTCAGCATGGGCAGCCCGGGACCTGTGACCAACAAGGCCACCAAGGTGGGCAGCTGCAGAGTGCCACACACACACGGGTCCAAGGGTACAGCAGGACATACACTGCAGTCCACGGCCACCCTGTCCCTGCCCGGCGCTTGGTCAGCCCTTCCCGGACCCGCCTCCCGAGTCCCTGTCCCGCTGGCAGAGGGAGCAGCAGTGAGTCAGGGTCCtcacctccccactcccttcctgccttccacCCCAACTCCGCAGCACTCACGGGACACTGGCCTCTACCTGTTCCTGGAAGCCCCCAAACTCCTCTGCCTTAATGTTCCTGCCCTTGTGTCTCGGCTCACacccacctcttccaggaagccctccctgactgcACGTGCAGTTTGCCACCCATGGCCCAGCTCATGCTCAGCTCCGGAGGGCAGAAGTGGTTCCATTGATCTCTGTGCACTTGAACACTCCGAACTGCCTGGAGGCTGCTGGAATCACACTGGGAGGCCTCTCTTTGCTACCAGGCCCTGGcaccctccctctgcctgtggaCACCCccagtttctttcttcctgttttctcccTGGCTGCTGGAAACACAGGACCTCAGTCACCCATCCCCAAGTCGTCCTTATCTAG